Genomic window (Candidatus Atribacteria bacterium):
GTTCTAACTGGCGTCCCTGCCCCGGCTATGCCTCGTTATGCTGTTTGCGCCAAATCTCCTTTAACCGGTGCGCAGGGAGAAGCGGAAGCTGGAGGTTGGTGGGGACCCGAACTGAAGAAAGCTGGCTTTGATGCCCTGATTATAAAAGGCGCTTCTGAGACTCCTACTTACTTATGGATCAATGAGGGCAAGATAGAGTTCAAAGAGGCTGCCCATCTCTGGGGTAAAGATACTGGAACTACCCAGAAAATCATCAAAGAAGAGTTAGCGGATGAAAAGATCAGGATTTCCCAGATCGGCCCAGCCGGCGAGAACCTGGTCCGTTTTGCTAATATTGTCAATGAACTGAAACACTTTAACGGCAGAAATGGCCTGGGAGCGGTGATGGGCTCCAAAAAATTGAAGGCCATTGCCGTCAGAGGAACTAAATCTATGGACCTCTATGATAAAGAGAAAGTCAGTCAGGTAACCAAAGAGATTACCCAAAGAGTTATGGTTAATCCCCTAAGCCGAGATCTACGGGAACTAGGTACCCCGGGGGTCATTCGCCCCACCTACCAAGCAGGCTGTCTCCCTTCCTATAACTGGACGACCGGCTATTTCAAAGAAGGAGAAAATCTGACTGCCGAAGCCTTAAATACAACCATATTAAAAGATACTAAAGGTTGTTATGCTTGTCCCATCCGCTGTAAACGGGTAGTAGAAATCAATGAACCAGGACTTAAAGTTAATCCTGCCTATGGAGGTCCGGAATATGAAACCATCGTCTCTTTAGGCTCTCTTTGTGGTATTTCTGATTTAAGATACATCGCTAAAGCCAATGAGCTTTGTAATAAATACACCATGGATACCATCTCTACCGGTATGGTCATTGCCTTTGCTATGCAGTGTTATGAAGAAGGTCTCCTCACTAAAGAAGATACTGACGGGATAGAACTTACTTTTGGCAATAAGGAAGCCCTCCTTATTCTAGTAGAAAAGATTGCCCACCGGGAAGGGCTGGGAGACCTCCTCTCCCAGGGTTCCTACCTTGCTGCTCAAAAAATAGGTAAAGGTGCAGAAAAATTTATCTATCAGGTAAAAGGCCAAGAAATTCCCATGCATGATCCTCGAGTAAAGACCGGCGTAGGTCTCCAATATGCCCTCTCTGACTACGGGGCAGACCATATGAAGGCTCCTCATGATTCTTTCTTCAAAGACCAAGATTCTGTCGGGGTAAAGGAGATGAAAGGGTTGGGTATCTTAGAACCCGTGTCTCCTACAGATATAGGGCAAAAAAAAGTAACTCTATTTAAATTATTAGATATCTACTGGACTCTTTTTGATATTTTGGGAATATGCGATTTTGGTTATGTTCCCCGCAGTGTTGGGACCATGCGGGAATTATTGGAG
Coding sequences:
- a CDS encoding aldehyde ferredoxin oxidoreductase → MAYGYTGNILHIDLSSKKYWIEHPEENFYRTYWGGRALGLYYMLKQMKPKTDPLSPNNLLIFAPGVLTGVPAPAMPRYAVCAKSPLTGAQGEAEAGGWWGPELKKAGFDALIIKGASETPTYLWINEGKIEFKEAAHLWGKDTGTTQKIIKEELADEKIRISQIGPAGENLVRFANIVNELKHFNGRNGLGAVMGSKKLKAIAVRGTKSMDLYDKEKVSQVTKEITQRVMVNPLSRDLRELGTPGVIRPTYQAGCLPSYNWTTGYFKEGENLTAEALNTTILKDTKGCYACPIRCKRVVEINEPGLKVNPAYGGPEYETIVSLGSLCGISDLRYIAKANELCNKYTMDTISTGMVIAFAMQCYEEGLLTKEDTDGIELTFGNKEALLILVEKIAHREGLGDLLSQGSYLAAQKIGKGAEKFIYQVKGQEIPMHDPRVKTGVGLQYALSDYGADHMKAPHDSFFKDQDSVGVKEMKGLGILEPVSPTDIGQKKVTLFKLLDIYWTLFDILGICDFGYVPRSVGTMRELLEIIRATTGWNTTWFELMKLGERSINMARIFNYREGFTFKDDTLPEVFYHDFKGGPLGGQGAINKKDFEKAIKLRYELMGWNLDTGIPTPAKLIELGLNWLIDEVKL